The following proteins are encoded in a genomic region of Brachypodium distachyon strain Bd21 chromosome 1, Brachypodium_distachyon_v3.0, whole genome shotgun sequence:
- the LOC100840559 gene encoding uncharacterized protein LOC100840559 isoform X2, which yields MATSTCHLPPLLPGPASPNHLHLRSSPPPFTRHLRNPTPVRLLRAARRRHPDAVVVVPDARPWVGDLSGSASYRDGSEEDGDAEEEDEEEEDDRSLDLLARFLQSVFRKASRRARRAARSVLPPSVPAELVKFSVNGVLVLTFLWILKGLLEDNGIDSSLCFKGHVGAGNE from the exons ATGGCGACCTCCACCTGCCACCTACCACCTCTCCTCCCTGGCCCCGCCTCCCCGAACCATCTCCACCTCCGATCCTCCCCTCCCCCGTTCACTCGCCACCTCCGCAACCCTACTCCGGTTCGTCTCCTCCGcgcagcccgccgccgccatcccgacgccgtcgtcgtcgtcccggACGCCCGTCCCTGGGTCGGCGATCTATCCGGATCCGCTTCCTACCGGGACGGCAGCGAGGAAGATGGagacgcggaggaggaggacgaggaggaggaggacgaccgCAGCCTGGACCTCCTGGCCCGGTTCCTGCAATCGGTGTTCAGGAAGGCCTCCCGCCGCGCGCGGCGCGCCGCCAGGTCCGTGCTGCCGCCCTCCGTCCCCGCTGAGCTG GTAAAATTCTCGGTCAATGGTGTGCTGGTTCTCACGTTCTTGTGGATCCTCAAGGGGCTTCTTGAG GATAATGGGATAGATTCTAGTTTGTGCTTCAAAGGGCATGTTGGTGCAGGGAACGAATAG
- the LOC100840559 gene encoding protein SHORT HYPOCOTYL IN WHITE LIGHT 1 isoform X3: protein MATSTCHLPPLLPGPASPNHLHLRSSPPPFTRHLRNPTPVRLLRAARRRHPDAVVVVPDARPWVGDLSGSASYRDGSEEDGDAEEEDEEEEDDRSLDLLARFLQSVFRKASRRARRAARSVLPPSVPAELVKFSVNGVLVLTFLWILKGLLELCVSCRIMG from the exons ATGGCGACCTCCACCTGCCACCTACCACCTCTCCTCCCTGGCCCCGCCTCCCCGAACCATCTCCACCTCCGATCCTCCCCTCCCCCGTTCACTCGCCACCTCCGCAACCCTACTCCGGTTCGTCTCCTCCGcgcagcccgccgccgccatcccgacgccgtcgtcgtcgtcccggACGCCCGTCCCTGGGTCGGCGATCTATCCGGATCCGCTTCCTACCGGGACGGCAGCGAGGAAGATGGagacgcggaggaggaggacgaggaggaggaggacgaccgCAGCCTGGACCTCCTGGCCCGGTTCCTGCAATCGGTGTTCAGGAAGGCCTCCCGCCGCGCGCGGCGCGCCGCCAGGTCCGTGCTGCCGCCCTCCGTCCCCGCTGAGCTG GTAAAATTCTCGGTCAATGGTGTGCTGGTTCTCACGTTCTTGTGGATCCTCAAGGGGCTTCTTGAG CTTTGTGTTTCGTGTAGGATAATGGGATAG